The Apium graveolens cultivar Ventura chromosome 10, ASM990537v1, whole genome shotgun sequence nucleotide sequence AGCCTTGGTCTGATAGGCTTTAACACCAAAATCATTAGCAGACTTGTCAAGGTATTGTAAGTCCAGTGAATTAGTTGCTTCCTATATGTTCTGATCCAAAGACATTTAGATGTTGATTTAAAATCGTACAAAGGGCCTCTAGCGTTTGTTTAGTTTACATCCGAATTAAGATTTAAGTTGTGTCAAGTGTACGAATGTCGTTTGAAATTTGGCAAGAAGAATCAGAGCCAGTGGTGCACTTTCTCAGttaattatttttttctaaaataatttgTTATGGTTTGCTGCAGATAAATTCACTGTTTTATCTTTCCTCGAGGCGcttgaagattcagttttgaaGACATCAGCTTCATCAAGGTTGGATGACAAGGATTCAATATCTCAGGCCTTGAACAAGAATGATTCAATGGATGAAGGCCAATAATAGTAGCCAGCTGATTTGTTTCGATCAGATATTGTGAATTGTGATTTATTTCTCCAGCGCTTGTGAGACTTACTCTTTTGTAAAAGGCATTGTGTTTCCGTGTATGAAGATGCATGCGGGATGGATTGGGAAACATAtattaaaaacatatgaattagaaTGGTTTTGTCAAATACCACATTAGTTCGCTACATGTTTGGATAAAACGTTATAAATCTGTAACCTCTCAGTTCTCACCAGCTTCGAAATTTTCTATGAAACAGCAGCACCCTTATTGTTATGATCATTGTGATTTTGTATTGCATATGAAAATTCTAAATCCCTGTTTGTTTCATCCTTATCTGACCGAATAAATGATTACTTTTTTAAGGTATGGGTAGTTTCAGAAATAAGTACCTTGACATAATTGACCAACTGAAATGGATATCCCAGCTAAGTGGGTCTTCTAGTCTTTTGCCATCTTGCTTCCTTTTCTTGTACAtcttttcttgaattttatttgtTGTTTGGCCTACTAATCGTATTTCTCCTTCATAATCTGCAGGAGATCACAGTGGTCTTCAACAAGAATTGCATGATAAGTTATTCTGCATACAGAAACATTTTCCCTATATGGGCTTTAGGAGAATATCGATGCAAAGTACTTCGAGTTTCATGATTAATCATCATACATGATGTTTTTATCCTTCTTTGTATCGAATTCGACCCTGGGACTTGCTAAAGTGAACAGGAAATTACAATCTTCGGGGAAAAATCCTTCTGTTTCTAACTATTACAAGTAATATGAACCGTTAATTATATGAGATATGGTCGTGATAAATCCAATTCCTAACACTTTGAGATTTTAGAAGAACTGGTAACTTAACATGAACTGTCTTATATGTACACTGTTGTCAGCTAGCTCTCCTTTTCTTGTTCTTCATTTTGATTGATCTCTTGCCTATACATGCATAATGCATTGAAAATATTGATGGCTCGGAACATACATTTGCAAGCCAACCACTACATCAAATCTCTGGGTTTTAAGTTTGTGCTCAGCGCTAGAAGATTATGTGGTTAAAAAGTAAGATTTCGCCTCACCTTGTCCGACAACACGTTACCGTCATTAATTTTTTTGTTTATAAGAAATGGATATATAAGGACTAAATTTATAAAACTTTACACATTTTGGTGTACTAAGAATAGACTTTTTTTTAATAAGAATGGTCTCCTTTTTTTCTTTACAGATAATTTGTCATCCTGAATGTTCGGATTTTTATAACTACAATTCTGTTCAGTGATCAATTGTGGTAAATAGTATTACTACATCTTATCCATTAATAACTTGATGTACCATACATGTGTGCGTCTATACCAATTACCAGCTTCTGAAGGAAGTGCTAAGTGGAATATGCGGGCTTGTGGTGCTCTCATACAAACAAAAAACAATAATAACAAATTTTAAATTGGGGAAATTGAAACCGATTGAGAGTAAGGTGACTAAAGTCTTGTAATACAAAGCTTACATAAACTACTGCTTAAACTCACATTCTTTATTAAGCAACTCTAAAATTTTAGCTTACATGAAACCCAATGCCCAGGTTTAAATTCTTCATAAATCCGATCTTTCATCAAACATATTATTATCATAAGGGTTATAGAGAGATTTTATAGAGATCACGATCTTTCATAAGGGTCATAGAGATCATTCTCTTTTGGAGGTTCATTCTTGCTCCTTTCCGGCGTGCTCATTGGAGCTTCTGCATCTTTTAACCTCTCATTTTCATTTTGTTTACTTCTATGATTGTCGGTTGGATTGCTTGGAATACTCTTGGGAACCTCGTAAAGAGTTGCACTATTTCCACTTTGAATCGATACATTTTCTCGTCTATGTTGTATCTGAACAGATTCAAGTATATCAACTACCTGGCTCATGACAGGCCTTCCTTTTGGGTTTTGGCTAAGGCATTGATAAGCCAAATTTGCCACCTTTATGGCAGTTTTATTTGAGTACTGCCCTTCCATTCTCGGATCTAATATTCTCAAAAGCTTCTTGTGATGGTTCAACAGAGGCCGGGCCCACTCCACCAGGTTATGCTCTCGGCTAGGTCGGCTCCTGTCCATGGCTTTCCTTCCTATCAACATTTCAAGTAGCACCACTCCAAAACCATATATATCACTTCTAGCTGTCAAATGACCTGCAAGCAATATAACATAAATAAACATGGAAAACTAGTTCGGCAAAGCCACGTAAAAGAAATATCTAATAATCCTATTAGAAATTTATATCAGGTTCAATATCCACTCCACAACAAAATCATTACCATTAACAATATTTATTTAACTCAACTATAATATTTACCTAATAATTCCCTTGCTATAACAAAAATAAAGTCAAAAAATAAACTCAAAGTTTCATTCTGCAGTTCATAGTAGAACAAGAAGTTCTCTGCGTAATTTTGGTTATCTACAATATGCCTCAGTTAGTGGTAATACGAACAGTACATAATTACTCATTGATCCAGATAAAAGAATCTTTAATTATCAAACATGTAATATATGTTAGTCGTTGAAACCTGCTAACTAAATGCTTACCTGTCATTACATATTCAGGAGCTGCATAACCATAAGTTCCCATAACCCGTGTTGATACATGCGTTTGATCTCCCATAGGTCCATCCTTTGCAAGTCCGAAGTCAGAAAGTTTTGCATTGAAATGCTACATATTTAAGTTATATTCTGTTGTCAGCAAAATTGATGTAGACTTCAAAGCTCatgttaatttataaataatagCATAGCCAACAAGACCATAGTTGGCTGACTACATGTGAGCCTGTGAACACCTTTCATGAAAACAAATATTGAGTCCTACAATAAAACATATCCATACTGCACAACTAACCCCATCGAGCAATATGTTTGATGTCTTAAAATCCCGGTAGATAATAGATCTTTCTGCACCATGAAGAAAAGCGAGCCCTTTTGCAGCATCCAAAGCAATCTTTAACCTTCTTGCCCAAGTCATAGTTGCACTCACTCCTGTAAAAATGCACAAGCCAGATAAGCTTTCTTCATATGCCAATACCAGAAATGACACAGCAAACTACTTTAATCACTTGGGAAGCATATACTACCTCGAATCGAAGACTATACACATTCTCATGTTAAGTCCATAATACTATAATGAATCTCATTTCAACATTGCTGGTATTAAATCTAAGATATTGGAAAGAAATAGAACAAAATTGTTCTTctaatattcaaaaataataaagtataGATGTCTTATCAAAAAAACTTTACTTGAaagctttatcatctctaaagACTACTGCTACTTCTAGTCTTACAACATTCATGAAGCAAAagtttacaattaaatgaaaatGTCAATCAGAATTAGATTTCTATACCAGATGTTTTTGAGAAGTTAAGAGAGTTATTGGGTGAGACTCAAGAGAATAGGTTATGTGTTAGTATGCCATGATCTAGTGACTCGGATAGGAGCTTCAACCCTGTTCCCAACatgatatatataatataatatatcaATTATCAAATTTCCTAAAGTAAGTCTAATGTCTAAAGATGTGAGCCTGTGAATGAAAGTAAATATTTACATCAACAATACTATTGCATAATAAAAAGTTAAACCATACTAATCCAACAAATATAAGAAATGGAAAAGGTGATTCGCATCCGTCACATACTTTGGAAAAGGTGATTTTCCAGGCTCCCAGATGCCATATATTCGTAGACTAGAAGCCTGTGGTCATCATCACAGCAGTACCCTATGAGCTTCACGAGATTAGGGTGTTCGAGCTGTCCCAAATAGTTAACTTCAGCCTGCAGAAGTAGAAAACCAGAGTTTGAGTTTTAAAACTAATTGAAACAAGTTTACATTAAGTTGTAAAATGATCTACATTAAAGGGAATACAGTTGTAGCTTAGAAACCACAAAATAACTACAGAATCTAAAGCACATTCAACCAAGTCGTAAGAACGCATGTAATTCTAGATGTCATTTGTTAAAAGGAGATGTACAGCCTCTAATGGACCTGAAACTGGAATGATAATCCGTACTGAATATGTAAAAGGATGCTCAGCCTTGAATGCAATATAGAATTGTAATAGCCTTCACAAAGAGTTCTACTATACCATTTTTCTTGTGATTGAGTTCTTACATACGGTTATTTCTCTAAATTAGCAATAGGGGGCTTTTAAGAAAAAATCTTGCTTATTTAGCTCTTCTTTCAATTGATGCTAATGATGTCATTATGGGAGAGTGAGTAATGATGCTACTGATGGTTTAATCGTTAGGCAATTTTCACGTATGCATCTAAATTACACATCAACCCTGTAAATATAGGCATCTAGAAAATGATAAAAGCAACATTACAAATAGATGCATCATTAAGATAAATATAGGCATCTAGAAAATGATTAGCTAGCTCAAATGTGTTGTGAGGTCGATATTGGCTTGAACAAAGAGGCACAAACTTGACAGAAGCGAATGTTAAATAGTGACACTATTAGCAAAATAATAAGCTGAGATCTACTTCACAGTTAAATATAATGCTTAGAAACTTCTAGCATTCTAGCAAGCATCTTCGAATTCCGTTTACTTTTAAGGTACCCATGCAACAAACAAATGAAGATGTATAGAAACATTGATCAACCAAATTGAGTATTTCCTTTGATTACACTATCCAAGTATCATTACTAGATCCCATTTTGGAGACTGAAGGTCAATGGTGGCAACCTAAAAATGGCTAGTTGGCTACAGTCTTAACTAATCCATTTATGAAATACCGTCTGGTGGCATCAAAAATGTCGATATGAATTCAGTATCTACTCTCACCTGCCACCATGGACGTAACTAGGTTTGAATTTTCTTTTGTATGAACAGCTCTTCGTTGCAGTGGAGTATATGTTAAACTATAAAGTAACACGCAACTAATTCTTGTATAGGAAACTTTTGAAATATTTTGATGAAAAAAATTACCAGCCATTCTCTGTCGCCTTGAATTCCTTCTGGATCAAGCTCTTTGATGGCAACTTCCGTTTTATTGTAACCAGGCCTAACATTCTCATCTATAACTCCTTTGTAAACAATTCCAAATCCACCCTCCCCAAGAACTTGATCAGGGCGAAACACCTTGGTGGCCAACCTCATCTCATCATATGTAAAGATATCAAGATTACTATTCCCCGGATTCCGGCGAAGATCCCTGACATTCTTTGGTATCACGACGACACTGTTTGCTTTGGCATTTTTATTTGATTCAGCAGACTTTGGAAAGGTAGAATTTGCATTGGTGGGAGTTGCGACAACAACACGATCAGCTCCAACTGTAAATAATGATGAAGGTTTAGGTCAGCACAATTACTACCCAGTCTACACCCTTGACATTCTGCTCAGTTCAAAAACAATAAACAAACAACCCTCCTAATGGACCCCTTTAAGCGCAGTTTCTGAGCCTTTCTTTCCACAAATTCCATCACCACCATTACACCAATTCAATATGTTgttttacatttatttcagttcaacaaaatcaaaacaaaaaattCAAGCACATTAATTGCAATAAATGAGTTTTTTGTAGGGCAACATTAGAACTTCAACGAGCTCTTGTAAGAAATTTACTTCTTCTATAGAAAAAAGCGAACTATTGGTGGATTAGTTGGCAGCATCCTACTTGTTTCATAACAAGGGGCTATCCTTAAAAAGCGAACTATTGGTGGAAGGAGATAGACCCTTGCGGATTTACTACTAGGCAATCCCTAAAAACTCATCACCTAATTCATCTTCTTATTTTATTTTTCGCTAAATAACTTAAatcatcttcatcttctttgCTGTACTTAAAATCATCTTCAATTGCAATCTCCATTATGTTATATTCATTACTCTTTTTAGATAATAATATACTTTAATTCCTTAAAAGTTAGTAAAACATAACATCTATGAAATCAGAATAACAAAATTCACCAATTTCACTTTTACAAGTGACAGCTAAGATGACACCTAATTCCAGCTAAACCACGGCAACATGCATGAGTGATGTCACATTAGGTCcaaataaataataatcaatCAAAATAAACTCAAACCTACCCCTTGTATCCCTACCCTAGACTTAAAAATTGTACACAAACCTTATCTCTATTCGTAGAAAAGCTAAGAGCTTATTTCAAGATTTTTTCTCAGTTAGAAAGACAAACATTGTTTGATAATCATGTATATTCACTTAATCTCTACTCGTAGAAAGTCTGTTTCCGTAAAGACCCCCGCAACTTACCCCAAAGATACTGATAACcctttacacaaaatgcaataCTTAATCACAACTTCACAAGTCTTAAAATCTACACATAATCCATAATTCAAATCAGACTCCCACTAGAACAAATAACTACCACAGCCCAATCTAAAATTAGTAgcaagataataaaataatttaaaaaaagaAGAAAACAGTTTAAATTGTACCTGGATTCTTATTAAGAGACTGACCATACTGCTGCTGCTGTTGATATTGCTCATCTACTTCAAAACTGTAACAATTCCCCATGAATCTCAACACTAAAACACAATCTTTTTTTCACATTTCAACTCTCCATCACTTTAGTTACACAACAAAACAAACATATATATTTTTCACTAAAAATCAAGAATCTTGTACTTGAGTAGTGATTAACAACACATAAAATAACTGTTTTTGGGCCAGAAAAAGCAATAAATACACCTGGGTGTCCAAGATTTTATTGTGGGCTAACACAAAATCAAAACTTTTTTAAGCCCAAATCCGATCTGAGTTACATTCAATATGAAATGTAATCACACAAGTATGTACTTGCAGAGGGAGATAAGTGGGGAAAGAGGAAGAGGTGTTTTATTGGGAGAGGTTACTATATATAGATGTTAAAACTCTACAATTTTGAGAGTTTTGTTTTTGGAAccttaatttttaattaattaataagttTCCTTTATCCGTCTGCTTTAAcggttttttaaaaaaaaacgaaTTTTCTACTACGTGACCACAATTTTTGATCATTTTAATTAATGTATTTTTTGTTTATAGAGAGATACactattattaaaaaaatgaaatcaATTACTATGgcttaaatatataaatttttgtaTTTATTATATGCTCATAAATATATa carries:
- the LOC141692538 gene encoding putative serine/threonine-protein kinase PBL17; protein product: MGNCYSFEVDEQYQQQQQYGQSLNKNPVGADRVVVATPTNANSTFPKSAESNKNAKANSVVVIPKNVRDLRRNPGNSNLDIFTYDEMRLATKVFRPDQVLGEGGFGIVYKGVIDENVRPGYNKTEVAIKELDPEGIQGDREWLAEVNYLGQLEHPNLVKLIGYCCDDDHRLLVYEYMASGSLENHLFQRVSATMTWARRLKIALDAAKGLAFLHGAERSIIYRDFKTSNILLDGHFNAKLSDFGLAKDGPMGDQTHVSTRVMGTYGYAAPEYVMTGHLTARSDIYGFGVVLLEMLIGRKAMDRSRPSREHNLVEWARPLLNHHKKLLRILDPRMEGQYSNKTAIKVANLAYQCLSQNPKGRPVMSQVVDILESVQIQHRRENVSIQSGNSATLYEVPKSIPSNPTDNHRSKQNENERLKDAEAPMSTPERSKNEPPKENDLYDPYERS